Proteins encoded by one window of Candidatus Finniella inopinata:
- a CDS encoding phage portal protein, with the protein MWRRWSVICCCRGHTYIEAVYNQQGQPQELYPLRPDRIRIVPGSGGVPAAFEYAVGGHKKQMPVDPLTGQSSILHLKLFNPLHDWYGMSPLEAASGAIDQHNAVAGHNLALMQNGGRPSGAFMIRPGPNSYPLTEEQRQTLRQDLKASYEGARNAGRVIMLEGDFEWKEMGLSPKDLDFIEGKNLSAREIAQAFGVPPMLAGVPGDATFANYREARFHLWEDTILPLLEFLVAEFNLWLTPYFGENLRLGYDTDAIPALAPRREAAWSKIVNADFLTINEKRQAVGYGPLDSGNVLFAERKE; encoded by the coding sequence TTGTGGAGGCGGTGGTCAGTTATTTGTTGTTGTCGGGGACATACGTATATTGAGGCGGTTTATAACCAACAGGGGCAGCCACAGGAGTTGTACCCTTTGCGGCCGGATCGGATACGGATTGTGCCGGGAAGCGGTGGGGTGCCAGCGGCGTTTGAGTACGCGGTTGGAGGGCATAAAAAGCAGATGCCGGTTGATCCGTTGACGGGTCAGTCCTCTATCTTGCATTTGAAGTTGTTTAACCCGTTGCATGATTGGTATGGGATGAGCCCCTTGGAGGCCGCTAGCGGGGCGATTGATCAGCATAATGCGGTGGCGGGGCATAACCTGGCGTTGATGCAAAACGGAGGGCGACCATCGGGGGCGTTTATGATTCGGCCAGGCCCGAATAGTTATCCATTGACGGAGGAGCAGCGTCAGACATTGCGTCAAGATCTGAAAGCGTCCTATGAGGGGGCGCGCAATGCGGGTCGGGTGATTATGCTGGAGGGGGATTTTGAGTGGAAAGAGATGGGACTGTCGCCGAAGGATTTGGATTTCATTGAGGGTAAGAATTTGTCGGCCAGGGAAATTGCGCAGGCTTTTGGGGTGCCGCCTATGTTGGCGGGGGTGCCGGGGGATGCGACGTTTGCCAATTATCGAGAAGCCCGGTTTCATTTGTGGGAAGATACGATTTTGCCGTTATTAGAGTTTTTGGTGGCGGAGTTTAATTTGTGGCTGACGCCTTATTTTGGAGAGAATTTGCGTTTGGGATATGACACGGATGCTATTCCGGCCTTGGCGCCGCGTCGGGAGGCGGCCTGGTCAAAAATTGTGAATGCGGATTTTCTAACGATTAATGAGAAGCGACAAGCGGTGGGGTATGGGCCGTTAGATTCCGGTAATGTTCTATTCGCAGAAAGGAAGGAGTGA
- a CDS encoding phage portal protein has product MISLLHTIRNLLSSDNKADNKTEQKSSQMGSLLACGILGQPLWTPKRYDSLADEGYQKNVIVYRCLNVIARGLASVPWLLYERKKQDEHELETHPLLDLLQTPSPRLAGAAFVEAVVSYLLLSGTYVY; this is encoded by the coding sequence ATGATTTCTTTGTTGCATACTATTAGAAATCTGTTGTCCTCAGATAATAAAGCGGACAATAAGACTGAGCAAAAATCAAGTCAAATGGGGTCGTTGTTGGCCTGTGGGATTTTGGGGCAGCCGTTGTGGACGCCTAAGCGGTATGACAGTTTGGCTGACGAGGGGTATCAAAAAAATGTGATTGTTTATCGGTGCCTGAATGTGATTGCGCGGGGCTTGGCTAGTGTTCCGTGGTTGTTATATGAACGCAAAAAACAAGATGAGCATGAGCTGGAGACGCACCCTTTGTTGGATTTGCTGCAAACCCCCAGCCCGCGTTTGGCGGGGGCGGCCTTTGTGGAGGCGGTGGTCAGTTATTTGTTGTTGTCGGGGACATACGTATATTGA
- a CDS encoding head-tail connector protein codes for MLTVLKPAEIEVVSLPEVKAHLRLDHSFEDDYLLTIIQAATQNVESYLGKSLISRTWQLMWQPDKSEKGGLVEIKLPYPPLMEIISVNKIFQGDRKQPMKRYGLETMSSMPKLICVADSEAVEVIYRSGYGDYPKSIPAGIRQALLVRIADFYENRCSASFESKSTLDSLFKELLAPHRLVGLT; via the coding sequence ATGTTGACGGTTTTAAAGCCAGCAGAAATTGAGGTTGTCAGTTTGCCAGAGGTCAAGGCGCATTTGCGTCTTGATCATTCCTTTGAGGATGATTATTTACTGACGATTATACAGGCGGCGACGCAGAACGTGGAAAGCTATTTAGGGAAATCGTTGATCAGTCGAACGTGGCAGTTGATGTGGCAACCAGATAAGTCAGAAAAGGGGGGGTTGGTGGAAATTAAATTGCCGTATCCGCCACTTATGGAAATTATTTCCGTGAACAAAATTTTCCAAGGTGATCGAAAACAGCCCATGAAACGGTATGGCTTGGAGACGATGTCTTCCATGCCAAAACTGATTTGTGTTGCAGATAGTGAAGCCGTTGAAGTGATTTACCGGTCTGGTTATGGCGATTATCCCAAGAGTATTCCGGCCGGTATTCGCCAGGCCCTGTTGGTGAGAATTGCTGATTTTTACGAAAACAGGTGCAGTGCCAGTTTTGAAAGTAAGTCAACCCTGGACAGTTTGTTTAAAGAGTTGTTGGCGCCCCATCGACTGGTTGGGCTGACATGA
- a CDS encoding cell wall hydrolase yields the protein METDQDLDILARTIYGEARGEYNRKDGGLASLIAIANVVMNRVRQQTWFGKTIGEVCQKPWQFSCWNAGDPNCLIIRQRYIHDPLFLTCLNVAEGVACRDWPDITKRADHYHSVLMKQPKWAVNQEPRMRMGQHLFYQLGR from the coding sequence ATGGAAACAGATCAAGATTTGGATATTTTGGCGCGGACCATTTATGGCGAGGCGAGGGGGGAATACAACAGAAAAGATGGGGGCCTGGCAAGTTTAATCGCGATTGCGAACGTTGTGATGAACAGGGTGCGACAACAAACCTGGTTTGGGAAGACGATTGGGGAGGTGTGTCAAAAGCCCTGGCAGTTTTCTTGTTGGAATGCGGGAGATCCCAATTGTCTGATTATAAGACAGCGCTACATCCATGACCCGTTGTTCTTAACCTGCCTGAACGTGGCTGAAGGGGTTGCCTGTAGGGATTGGCCAGATATCACCAAAAGGGCGGATCATTATCATAGTGTGCTGATGAAGCAACCCAAGTGGGCTGTCAATCAGGAGCCAAGAATGCGAATGGGGCAGCATTTGTTTTATCAATTGGGGAGGTAG
- a CDS encoding phage major capsid protein — protein sequence MENLSINKIDEALNNLENSFKAFQQKQDHRFNQTYSAQNRPLMNGGQSEGDSLEKKAFLNYVGKGFEGYDQKSLTSQEGSRGGYFIPQPMMEHIQQTLLQASPLRNLARVTRISGDSLELLLDKGCADVGWVGEVEDRPETTTPELMKLKIPTHQIYAKPRASQKLLDDASIDLESWLIGKIADKIARTETAAFIHGDGNGKPKGFLSYPLVEAGSKEGGKIETFKSGVDGELSNPDVLLDVLSAMKPEYLAGAVWMMSCSAMAGIRRLKDRSTGNFLWQPGLLAGQPHTLLGHSVVIVDEMPALVRGKASTAVAFANFREGYQIVDRGDIHVLRDPYSAKPYVEFYTTKRVGGDVINTDAIKVVNFTKE from the coding sequence ATGGAAAATTTAAGTATCAATAAAATCGATGAAGCGTTGAATAATTTAGAGAATTCCTTCAAGGCGTTTCAGCAAAAGCAAGATCATCGGTTCAATCAAACGTATTCGGCGCAGAATCGTCCATTGATGAATGGCGGTCAAAGCGAGGGGGACAGCCTTGAGAAGAAGGCGTTTTTGAATTATGTGGGGAAGGGATTTGAGGGGTATGACCAAAAGTCTTTGACATCCCAAGAGGGGTCGCGCGGGGGGTATTTTATTCCGCAGCCGATGATGGAGCATATTCAGCAAACGTTGTTGCAGGCGTCTCCGCTTAGAAACCTGGCCCGGGTTACCCGTATTTCGGGCGATAGCTTGGAATTATTGCTGGATAAGGGGTGCGCCGATGTGGGTTGGGTCGGTGAGGTGGAAGACAGACCGGAGACAACGACACCGGAATTGATGAAGCTGAAAATTCCAACGCATCAGATTTACGCAAAGCCTAGGGCCAGCCAAAAGCTTTTGGATGATGCCAGCATTGATTTGGAAAGTTGGTTGATTGGTAAAATTGCGGACAAAATTGCGCGTACTGAAACGGCAGCATTTATTCATGGGGATGGGAATGGGAAGCCAAAGGGGTTTTTGAGTTATCCATTGGTTGAGGCAGGTTCTAAAGAGGGTGGCAAAATTGAGACCTTTAAAAGTGGTGTTGATGGAGAGTTGTCGAACCCTGATGTGTTGTTGGATGTTTTAAGTGCCATGAAGCCTGAGTATTTGGCGGGGGCTGTGTGGATGATGTCCTGCAGTGCGATGGCAGGGATTAGACGATTGAAAGACAGATCAACGGGGAACTTTTTATGGCAGCCGGGGTTGTTGGCGGGGCAGCCGCATACATTGTTGGGGCATTCTGTGGTGATTGTGGATGAAATGCCGGCCTTGGTAAGGGGGAAGGCCAGTACAGCCGTTGCCTTTGCCAATTTCAGGGAAGGGTATCAGATTGTGGATCGGGGGGATATTCATGTCTTGCGGGATCCATACAGTGCCAAGCCATATGTGGAATTTTATACGACCAAGCGTGTGGGCGGGGATGTGATCAACACTGATGCGATTAAAGTTGTCAATTTTACAAAGGAATAA
- the ddpX gene encoding D-alanyl-D-alanine dipeptidase has translation MALVEITEKTHPVILDLRYGSENNFTGQQIYDQSICLLHPQALPLFEKAVDLAAQQNLRFKIFDAFRPQKAQEKLWKIFPDSPYVADPKKGSNHTRGVAIDLTLVDGVGQELDMGTPFDDFTTQSHHAGDCSPQVNANRYKLLGIMLTAGWDLYQFEWWHYQLPEAKAFPLIEKSYGMMAP, from the coding sequence TTGGCGTTAGTTGAGATTACTGAAAAGACCCATCCTGTTATCTTGGATTTAAGGTATGGATCGGAAAATAATTTTACGGGGCAGCAGATTTATGATCAATCGATCTGTCTGCTGCATCCGCAAGCATTGCCCTTGTTCGAGAAAGCAGTGGATCTAGCGGCACAGCAAAATTTGAGATTTAAAATTTTTGATGCGTTTCGTCCCCAAAAAGCTCAAGAGAAATTGTGGAAAATTTTTCCGGATTCGCCTTATGTGGCTGATCCTAAGAAGGGGTCTAACCACACCAGAGGGGTGGCCATTGACTTAACGTTAGTTGATGGAGTCGGCCAAGAGCTGGATATGGGAACGCCCTTTGACGATTTTACGACACAGTCGCACCATGCGGGGGATTGCTCGCCGCAGGTGAATGCTAATCGATATAAATTGTTGGGGATTATGCTGACGGCAGGCTGGGATTTATATCAGTTTGAGTGGTGGCATTATCAATTGCCTGAGGCAAAAGCTTTTCCGTTAATTGAAAAGAGCTATGGGATGATGGCCCCGTAG
- a CDS encoding phage head completion protein has translation MKRLTACCLKERITFLKRVISETEVGDYEEKWQEVGQTWAMVKPIPAMNQQQGEGWHVVEEQKSMGLYRVAMRK, from the coding sequence ATGAAGCGTTTAACGGCGTGTTGTTTAAAGGAGCGGATTACTTTTTTAAAACGGGTGATTTCTGAAACAGAGGTTGGTGATTATGAGGAAAAGTGGCAGGAGGTGGGGCAAACGTGGGCGATGGTAAAACCTATTCCAGCCATGAATCAGCAGCAGGGCGAGGGTTGGCACGTTGTGGAAGAGCAAAAATCAATGGGTTTGTATCGAGTAGCTATGCGAAAATGA
- a CDS encoding DMT family transporter — MSNLKTAALDDIHTSLDMPKNFSPKSTPLAFLKWFVSRGYAQGVFWAIMICVVSVTNDLLMNHLGGRLHVVEISFFRFLFSMLSVLPLMLSRGTQLFKTEQPMMHVWRAVIGACALGLCCYSVNIMPLAENTTIMFVEPLFFLILAFFILGERVNLQRWMATGVGFLGLSVILQPGTEAFQIVAFVPMTAAILFAILNIMAKTMIRDEHSYTLLFYFGLGTTLFALIPACFFWQTPTLFELFLLALLGIGGNMIQVCLFRAFSATEASGLAPFRYVEFIVAAVFGYLILGQIPTLIIMLGAALIIASTFYITVVETRREKRDRADGADGAK, encoded by the coding sequence ATGAGCAATCTTAAAACCGCCGCCCTTGACGATATTCACACCTCCTTGGACATGCCCAAAAACTTTTCCCCAAAGTCCACCCCTTTGGCTTTTTTAAAGTGGTTCGTCAGCCGTGGTTATGCCCAGGGTGTATTTTGGGCCATCATGATTTGCGTGGTCAGCGTCACCAACGACTTACTCATGAATCATCTGGGCGGACGCCTTCACGTCGTCGAAATTTCGTTTTTCAGATTTCTTTTTAGCATGCTCTCCGTCTTACCCTTGATGCTCTCAAGAGGAACTCAGCTATTCAAAACAGAACAACCCATGATGCATGTCTGGCGCGCTGTTATTGGGGCTTGCGCTTTGGGCTTGTGTTGTTATTCCGTAAACATCATGCCCTTGGCTGAAAACACAACCATCATGTTCGTGGAACCGTTGTTTTTCTTGATTCTTGCTTTTTTCATTCTGGGTGAAAGAGTCAACCTGCAACGTTGGATGGCAACAGGCGTTGGTTTCCTTGGCCTGTCCGTCATTTTGCAACCCGGGACCGAGGCCTTTCAAATCGTTGCCTTTGTCCCTATGACCGCCGCCATCTTGTTTGCGATTTTAAATATCATGGCTAAGACCATGATTCGCGATGAACATTCGTATACGTTGCTATTCTATTTTGGCCTGGGCACCACCTTATTTGCATTGATCCCAGCGTGCTTTTTTTGGCAAACCCCTACCCTATTTGAACTGTTCCTCTTAGCTCTCTTAGGCATTGGCGGCAATATGATTCAGGTATGCCTCTTCCGCGCTTTCTCAGCAACCGAGGCTTCAGGTCTTGCCCCCTTCCGATATGTGGAATTCATCGTAGCCGCCGTCTTTGGTTACCTGATCCTGGGCCAAATCCCAACCTTAATTATCATGCTAGGGGCCGCCCTCATCATCGCCAGCACATTCTATATCACTGTCGTCGAAACCCGCCGCGAAAAACGCGATCGGGCTGATGGGGCTGATGGGGCTAAGTAG
- a CDS encoding GspE/PulE family protein: MGYTHSPPTLKQILLTQGLITHDQLSVAEDEKKRSPRFLGEILVDLKFIESIQLQQALSQKTGLPYIDLTQITPDPDALSLLPLDTLQQHQAVPFAYDKTTKILSLAMADPEHILWVDKLREALPYPSNLHLHHADPQQILALLHRAHPTQALSSHDDSITRVETILTQAVKAGASDIHFQPEEQFIRLRYRIDGLLQTEQTFHKQDWSGVSVRLKIMAGLDIAESRRPQTGRFDLRLAGHQVDFRLSTHPTIFGENIVVRLLDKDKTLLRLSELGFSQPHIDYLKKASSLPQGMIIVSGPTGSGKTTSLYALFAEMDSRNRNIMTLEEPVEYHLPGIRQTDIKEGGIISFADGVRSILRQDPDVIFIGEIRDEATAKMALRSAMTGHLVIATVHSYDCYGVPARLVDLGLQPSLLAGHILCAVSQRLVRKICQNCQTHKCDDCHQTGYKGRSALVEILQFDDEIDQMIANGANRSLIKQHCLQKNHSTLWHDGQAKLAAGIITTDELKRVLGDAPPSFA, from the coding sequence ATGGGGTATACTCACTCCCCCCCAACGTTAAAGCAAATCTTGCTAACCCAAGGTTTGATTACCCACGATCAGTTGAGCGTCGCAGAAGACGAAAAAAAGCGAAGCCCACGGTTTTTGGGCGAAATACTGGTCGATTTAAAATTCATTGAATCAATCCAACTGCAACAGGCACTCAGCCAAAAAACTGGCCTACCCTATATTGACCTAACTCAAATTACCCCAGACCCAGACGCCTTATCGCTTTTGCCTCTGGACACGCTGCAACAACACCAGGCCGTCCCTTTCGCCTATGACAAGACCACAAAAATCCTCTCCCTTGCCATGGCTGATCCCGAACATATTTTATGGGTCGACAAACTGCGCGAAGCCCTTCCATACCCATCAAACCTTCACCTCCACCACGCCGACCCCCAACAAATTCTGGCCCTCCTGCATCGGGCCCACCCCACCCAGGCTCTCTCCTCCCATGACGACAGCATCACCAGGGTCGAGACCATTCTAACCCAGGCCGTCAAGGCCGGCGCCTCCGACATCCATTTCCAGCCAGAGGAACAATTCATTCGCCTGCGTTATCGCATCGATGGCTTGCTTCAAACGGAACAAACCTTCCACAAACAAGATTGGTCAGGGGTCTCCGTGCGCTTAAAAATTATGGCAGGGCTTGATATTGCCGAATCGCGCCGTCCCCAAACGGGTCGGTTCGACCTTCGCCTCGCCGGCCATCAGGTGGATTTTCGCCTGTCAACTCACCCGACCATTTTTGGTGAAAACATCGTTGTGCGCCTGTTGGATAAAGACAAAACTCTTTTGCGCCTTTCTGAATTGGGATTCTCACAACCCCACATCGATTACCTAAAAAAAGCATCCAGCCTCCCCCAAGGCATGATTATCGTCAGCGGCCCCACCGGTTCTGGAAAAACCACCAGCCTTTATGCCCTGTTTGCCGAAATGGATTCCCGCAATCGCAACATCATGACTTTGGAAGAACCCGTTGAGTATCATCTGCCCGGCATTCGCCAAACCGACATCAAAGAGGGCGGCATCATCAGCTTTGCCGATGGCGTTCGCTCCATCCTTCGCCAAGACCCCGACGTCATCTTCATTGGTGAAATTCGCGACGAAGCCACGGCCAAAATGGCGCTAAGATCAGCCATGACTGGACACTTGGTCATTGCCACCGTTCACAGTTACGATTGTTATGGCGTCCCCGCCCGCCTGGTGGACCTTGGCCTTCAACCCTCCCTTTTAGCCGGCCATATTCTGTGCGCTGTTTCCCAACGCTTGGTTCGAAAAATCTGCCAAAATTGTCAAACACACAAATGCGACGATTGCCATCAAACAGGCTATAAGGGCCGCAGCGCCCTGGTCGAAATTCTACAATTTGATGATGAAATCGATCAGATGATTGCAAACGGAGCGAACCGCAGCCTCATCAAACAACACTGCTTACAAAAAAACCATTCCACCCTTTGGCACGATGGACAAGCCAAGCTTGCCGCTGGTATAATAACAACAGATGAATTGAAACGTGTTCTTGGTGATGCTCCTCCATCCTTCGCCTAA
- the recR gene encoding recombination mediator RecR, producing MNSPEIQQMIQLLSRLPGLGPRSGRRVALHLLKKREALLKPLIEALQTADQTITTCQQCFNLDTSNPCHLCQDTKRDDHSLCIVADVADLWAIERSQIFKGRYHVLGGLLSALDNIGPQQLTIQPLLKRLENGQIQEIILALNSTVDGQTTVHYLANHLQSYAVKLSSLAQGVPMGGELDYLDDGTLSAAFSERKRLYA from the coding sequence ATGAACAGCCCTGAAATTCAACAGATGATCCAACTACTCAGCCGACTACCTGGCTTAGGTCCGCGCTCGGGGCGTCGCGTAGCCTTGCACCTTTTAAAAAAACGAGAGGCACTCTTAAAGCCCTTGATCGAAGCCCTGCAAACCGCTGATCAAACCATCACGACCTGCCAACAATGCTTCAATCTTGACACCAGCAACCCCTGTCACCTTTGTCAAGATACCAAACGTGATGACCACAGCCTATGCATCGTCGCCGATGTCGCAGACCTATGGGCTATTGAACGTTCACAAATTTTCAAAGGCAGATATCATGTTTTAGGAGGGCTTTTATCAGCCCTTGATAACATTGGCCCTCAACAACTTACCATCCAACCTCTTTTAAAACGTTTAGAAAATGGACAAATACAGGAAATCATCCTGGCACTAAATTCAACAGTCGATGGGCAAACCACTGTTCATTATTTGGCCAATCATCTTCAATCATATGCCGTTAAGCTATCAAGCTTAGCTCAAGGGGTCCCCATGGGCGGAGAATTAGATTACCTGGATGATGGAACACTGTCAGCTGCCTTTTCTGAAAGAAAAAGACTATACGCTTAG
- a CDS encoding ion transporter, producing the protein MPRMRVIVASVSRALPGILSVAVILLLSFYVASIIAYNLFSSDAEYFGTLGGTMFTLFQLMLADDWGNILRTLSKTYPHCYLFFVPFMVLVTFTVLNLFFGLIVNSMQQAAEAENKSLEGPDEEDESSLRDEIRGLKEQLEEIKKIISR; encoded by the coding sequence ATGCCAAGGATGCGCGTTATTGTGGCATCTGTTTCCAGGGCTTTGCCTGGCATTTTGAGCGTAGCGGTTATATTGCTGTTGTCGTTCTATGTGGCGTCAATCATTGCATACAACTTGTTTTCTAGCGATGCTGAATATTTTGGCACACTGGGGGGCACCATGTTTACCCTGTTCCAGTTGATGTTAGCGGATGATTGGGGAAATATCCTGCGTACTTTATCGAAGACGTATCCCCATTGTTATTTATTCTTTGTTCCGTTTATGGTTTTGGTGACGTTTACCGTATTGAACTTGTTTTTTGGTTTGATAGTCAATTCCATGCAACAGGCGGCCGAGGCGGAAAATAAATCGTTGGAAGGCCCGGATGAGGAGGATGAAAGTTCCCTGCGTGATGAGATTCGAGGATTAAAAGAGCAGTTAGAAGAAATCAAAAAAATAATTAGTCGTTGA
- a CDS encoding HK97 family phage prohead protease — translation METKEHRLNIKNLEEDGTFTGYASVFGMVYLHQEVVAPGAFNQSLKKWSQRQQMPKMLWQHDPKIPIGVWLDIQEDPYGLYVKGKLLLDVRHGREAYALLKSGIVDGLSIGYEVVKAQRQSKQRVLETIELFEVSLVTFAANPAAKVTAYKNLDYRDDEARILVRLRGLAEVM, via the coding sequence ATGGAGACAAAAGAACACCGATTAAATATCAAAAATTTGGAAGAGGATGGGACTTTCACGGGGTATGCTAGCGTGTTTGGGATGGTGTATCTGCATCAAGAGGTGGTGGCGCCCGGGGCGTTTAATCAAAGTTTGAAAAAGTGGAGCCAGCGGCAGCAAATGCCGAAAATGTTGTGGCAACATGACCCGAAAATACCGATTGGAGTGTGGCTAGATATTCAAGAAGATCCCTATGGTCTTTATGTGAAGGGGAAACTTTTGTTGGATGTTCGTCACGGGCGGGAGGCCTATGCCCTTTTGAAGTCGGGCATTGTGGATGGGTTGTCGATTGGGTACGAGGTGGTGAAGGCGCAGCGTCAGTCGAAGCAACGGGTGTTGGAGACGATTGAGCTGTTTGAGGTGTCGTTGGTGACGTTTGCGGCGAATCCGGCGGCGAAGGTGACGGCGTATAAGAATCTTGATTATAGGGACGATGAGGCGAGGATTTTGGTGCGGTTGCGGGGGTTGGCGGAGGTTATGTAA
- a CDS encoding ion transporter, with protein MMLKRDNELELFLESNRGHEFIGVLVLLNAVLWGIQTFSWAQHPDIVSLLHHFDSVFLGVFLVELVVRIYASGWRSFEKGWNLFDAFVILIALVPSTGPLSILRTLRLLRVERLISLFPRMPWRLH; from the coding sequence ATGATGTTAAAGCGCGATAATGAATTAGAACTGTTTTTAGAGAGTAATCGAGGTCACGAGTTTATAGGTGTCTTGGTTCTTTTAAATGCGGTGCTTTGGGGCATACAGACTTTTTCTTGGGCCCAGCATCCTGATATTGTCAGCCTTTTACACCATTTTGACAGTGTTTTTCTGGGCGTTTTTCTGGTTGAGTTGGTCGTCAGAATTTATGCCAGCGGATGGCGATCCTTCGAGAAAGGCTGGAATTTATTTGATGCCTTTGTTATCTTAATTGCATTGGTGCCATCGACAGGGCCATTGTCAATTTTGCGGACATTGCGCCTTTTGCGGGTTGAACGATTAATTTCGTTATTTCCAAGGATGCCATGGCGATTGCACTGA
- a CDS encoding ISAs1 family transposase, whose translation MQLSDTFLKHFEPLADPRIDNHNKLHKLHDILVITILATICGADNWVDISEFGKAKYDWLSTFLELPNGVPSHDTFGRVFSILDPEQFESCFYAWIKSLSIDVNSEIIAIDGKTLRGSGNRRKEKKALHIVSAWASNQSLLLGQVKTDEKSNEITAIPKLLKMIDVTGSTVTIDAMGCQQSIAEEILIQGADYVLALKDNQPKLHEMVKAIFHIGESRQYKKMLNRRKVEKIHDHGRIETRRYTLVSARDPAVFQLRWPGLKGVGMLETTRTTNNQVERSTRYFLTSLAYENIDQFMVAVRKHWNIEINLHWSLDVGFREDHNQVHVGHAAKNLAVMRRIALNLLKQEKTNKRGVSCRRKVAGWDNKYLLKILTADHNLKRV comes from the coding sequence ATGCAGTTATCAGATACTTTCCTCAAACATTTTGAACCTCTTGCCGATCCTCGTATTGATAACCACAACAAGCTTCACAAATTGCACGATATCTTGGTAATAACAATATTGGCCACAATTTGTGGCGCTGATAACTGGGTTGATATTAGTGAATTTGGCAAAGCCAAATACGATTGGTTATCAACATTTCTCGAGCTGCCTAATGGTGTGCCATCTCATGATACTTTTGGCCGTGTGTTTTCCATACTTGACCCAGAGCAATTTGAATCCTGCTTTTATGCATGGATCAAGTCACTCTCTATCGATGTTAATTCTGAGATTATTGCTATTGATGGAAAAACGCTACGGGGTTCTGGCAACAGAAGAAAAGAGAAAAAAGCCCTACACATTGTAAGTGCCTGGGCAAGCAATCAAAGTCTTCTTTTAGGGCAAGTTAAAACGGATGAAAAATCCAATGAAATTACAGCCATTCCAAAATTACTCAAGATGATTGATGTTACTGGTAGTACAGTCACCATTGACGCCATGGGTTGTCAGCAGTCAATTGCTGAAGAGATCTTAATTCAAGGTGCAGACTACGTATTAGCTCTAAAAGATAATCAACCGAAGCTTCATGAAATGGTCAAGGCAATTTTCCATATAGGAGAATCACGTCAGTACAAGAAGATGCTTAATCGACGGAAAGTAGAGAAGATCCATGATCATGGTCGCATAGAAACACGTCGCTATACATTAGTATCAGCACGCGATCCGGCAGTATTTCAACTTCGTTGGCCTGGGTTAAAGGGTGTTGGCATGCTTGAAACAACACGCACAACTAATAATCAGGTTGAGCGTAGTACCCGCTACTTTCTAACAAGTTTAGCCTATGAAAATATTGATCAGTTTATGGTTGCTGTCAGAAAACACTGGAACATAGAAATTAACCTGCACTGGTCTTTGGATGTAGGTTTTAGGGAAGACCATAACCAGGTGCATGTTGGCCACGCGGCCAAGAATTTGGCTGTCATGAGACGTATTGCTTTGAATCTACTCAAGCAAGAAAAAACGAATAAACGAGGGGTGAGCTGTCGACGGAAGGTAGCAGGCTGGGACAACAAATACTTATTGAAAATTCTAACCGCTGACCACAATTTAAAGCGCGTTTGA
- the gp17 gene encoding tail completion protein gp17: protein MRDFGINLGSNLVADFGVLNAVRQLLAMQEDVRVAGASENIHMAVPPSMGLPLIVLELEEVWTSMALGKNSANTRLKVKASIFSRSPSGRESMDLSASVRQAMDGTVLSLKNGKKGMLRLAENVVERPAANRPRNVQQYYDVLIRV from the coding sequence ATGAGAGATTTTGGGATTAATCTTGGGAGTAATTTGGTGGCTGATTTTGGTGTGTTAAACGCTGTTCGTCAATTATTGGCGATGCAGGAAGATGTGAGGGTGGCTGGAGCTTCGGAAAACATTCATATGGCCGTTCCCCCAAGCATGGGGCTGCCGTTGATTGTATTGGAGCTTGAGGAAGTGTGGACGTCGATGGCTTTAGGTAAAAATAGCGCCAATACGCGTCTTAAAGTGAAGGCGTCAATTTTTAGTAGGTCGCCTAGTGGTCGAGAATCAATGGATTTATCGGCCAGTGTGCGTCAAGCAATGGACGGGACAGTTCTAAGTTTGAAGAATGGGAAAAAGGGGATGCTGCGTTTGGCGGAAAATGTGGTGGAACGGCCTGCGGCAAATAGACCCAGGAATGTGCAGCAGTATTATGATGTCCTGATCAGAGTTTAA